The DNA segment CTTCCAATTTTGCACCTTGCCGAGCGTGAATTCACAACCACAGTTCTCGCAGTGCCACCTGACTTCCGCGAGAGGCACCTGCTTGCTACGAGAGCGCATGTTTGCTGTCACGCAGGCTGCCGAGCAGTAAACAGCCTCACCCCTCGCCGCGCTCTGGAGCTGCGCTCTGGATGGGGCAAACTCCTGATGACACCACGAGCAGGTGGTCATACGACCTCCAGACACAGGTGGACAAGCGACCTCTCAACCAAATCAGGACGGCCCAGCAGGAGGCAATCCTGCATTGTGGTCAATCTGATATCGCCCATACGCTGTGCCACAGGCCAGTTACGCCGAAGCACAGGCAGAAGTGCAGTAGGCCCTACGACCTCAGCCAGCAAGGCGGCAGCATCGGAGAGTCGCGCCCGAACGAGGTGAACGGGGGCAGACAGCGCCACAGCTGCCCTTTCAAGCTGATGGGATTTGCAGTGGAGGAGACGGCATATATCCAATTCAGAAATCGGTTCTGGTCTCAGCCACAAGACTGGCTCGTGATACCTGAGATACGGTCGCAGAGGTCGGTAGTAGTCATCACCCTGAGGCTGTGCAATGACACAGCCCTGCCATTGCTCTGGACACAACACGGCGCCTCCCGGCCAGATGAGACTGCCATCTTCACGGAGTTGTCCCTGCCTCCATACCCGAGGCAGCCGTAGGGCTGCATAGCCTTCCTGAGCCAGTAGCGCTGCCAGGTCCAACCGGTAACCCTGCTCCTCATATTGCAGCCAGAGCTGACGCCCCCCAGGTTCAATCAGGATTTCGCCCGCCATACCTGCTTTGTATCATATTTGATGACATCTAATGTGATGTATCCAGGGCGGCTTTGGCTCGGCACTATGAAGCGGATGTCCGACGATGAACAGGCTTACCTGGTTGACCTGGGCTTGCGCATCAGGGACACACGGCAAAAGCAGAAGCTCGGCCTAGACGGCTTGGCGGAGCTGGCCGAAGTACACCGAACCCATTTATGGAAAATCGAGAAGGGCCTCCTCAACACTGGCCTCCTCACTTATGTGCGCATCGCTGAAGCCCTGGACGTGCCCCTAGCCATGTTGCTTCCTGCAACGCGGCTGCTGAAACCTTCACTTCAAAAAAAGGAAGAGTAACTGGGTCAACAGGTACGTCGAGGTCTGAGAATGCCCAGGAGAAGGGCTTTCTCAGATTCGTCCCCCTCTACGACCATTGGTGCTGCTTTCTAAAGCATCAGTATCAACAGATTGCACCAGTTCAAAAATGCCTCTTACCGGATACCACTTCACGACCCATTGGCGCGGAGCCTCACCCTCACGGTTTTTCACGAGGTCAAGCACCAGGTACTTCCACAGGCCTCTCAGAGCGGCCCGGCTACTCCCCGGCGCTGGCGCTGGTTCCAAGTTGAGAGATTGTGCGTCATTGGCACCCAGCGGATAGAGCAAACTCGCCGTGTAGGCTGTGTATTCCACTCCACCACTTTCCTTGAACACGCTCAGACGCGCTTCAAGGGGAGCAGTCAACAGCTCACCATAATTACCGCGTCCCACGCTGGAAATGAGCAGAATAGGCGTATTCAGCTCACGGCCCAGACGTACCTGGAGCGCCATGACAACTTCGTCAATCTGGTGCCTGCGGTCTTTCACCTCACCTGCAGGCATCCGCTGGAGGTAATCCAAGATGACTAGAGGGGACACGCCATAAGCTGATTTCAGCCGCTTAACTTGTGCCGCAATACGGTCAACACCCCACGCACCACCGTCCACCCCGTTTCCCTCGGCAACACTCAAATAAGGCCCCACCCTCCGCGTTAACTCCTGATAGGCAGGATTTTCTCGCAACTGGGTGGCCACTGGACTCTCAACGGTGCCGCCCGTGCGGAGCTGACGCAGCCCCACCCCCACCTTCGCACTGATGACGCGGCCCCACAGCTCATACCGGCTCTGCTCGTAGGTCACGTACAGGATGGGGCGTCCTTGCTCAGCGTTGTGCTGAGCAATAGCAAGCGCAAGAGCAGTCTTGCCGCCACCTGTCACACCACCCAGGACATGCAGGCCGTCGTAAAATCCACCACCAACCGCTTCATCAAATTCGGACAGCCCCGTAGGATAAGTGTTGCCACCACGCCGGAGTCTTGCCTCTGCAATTTTCAGCAGCTCTTCCTCGAGAAATGCCATGTTTCCGCCGATGGGGAGCGCATCTGTCATGGCATCTTGCAGTGCTGCCAACAGTTCTTCTGGAGTGGCCTCCAGTGGCATGGCTGGCAGGGCGTACCATTCTACGCCGCAAGCGTCTAAAGCTCGTGCCACAGCTTGCGTGGGCGTCAGGACATAGACGACGCGCTCACTCTGTACGAGGTTGCGCAACTCTTCGGCTGTGAGTGCCGAACGCACCTCCGCATTCGCAGCGGAAGGCAACTTCAGTGCCCCTTCAACGGCTCGGAAGGCCTGTTCACCTGCCACCACCACTGGCCCCCGCATTTCTGCTGGCAAAGCCAATAGCTCTTCATCTTGGTCCACCCGAACGGATGAGGACTGTACCGGTCGGGGAGTCTCCCTATTTCCTCGCTCGCCACTCCACGGTTCTCGGGGCGGTCTACTAAAAATACTGGTGACGGTTTTACGTGCCTCGGCGGCCGTATACGGGTCATGCTGCCCATGGGCATCGGTCAGAGGACACTGCATTGCGTAGTTCTCCATATGGTGGCCCGCTTCCTGCTGGCTGTACCCGTTGTCTCTCAGCTGTGCAGCCAGCCACGCCCCGGCATTGTTTCGCCCTTCTCCATCCTCGACTTTCTCCAAGGCACGGCGTATCAGCACTTCTGCCAAAGTGCGCTCGTCATAGGTGCGGCGACTCGCAGAGGACGGAACAGAACGTGGTGCGGGTTTAATGACCTGTGGCGGTTGCGAGAGTCCCAGAAAGTCCCGCAAATCCGTTGGCAGGGTGAAAAGAGATAAAAGTTCAAGCTGCTGAGGGTCGACTTCCCAGTGGTAGCTGCCCGTATCCATCTCTGTGGGCGGCATAACGGCATAGCCACCATCAGCCCGAATATCCAGACCTGGCCACTGCCTACCCAGCTCACGCGTCGCTTTGCTGTTCAAGGTAGCGACCTTCCAACCCGGATGTTCGCAGTAGACGTGTGCCCCTCCACTGCGAGTACGAACATGAATTGGTATCCCTAGGCGTTGCCGTAACTGCTCTCCCGCGACGCCATCGAAGTCCAGTATGACCAGGCCAGACACTGCGCCCGTCACCACCGCTAATCCTTTGTCCTCTTCATTGGCATACCACGTCCGCAGTTGGTCCGGTGTGGGCGCAGTTCGCTGGAGTCCTGCCCAGCTCGGCCTCGTCTTTCCATCGTCTGTCTTGCTGTGCCCTGTGTCCACGAGGCACCAGTGAGGCGCTTTCGCACGTTTTTCGCGAACCTGTACAGGGAATACGCTCCAACCACGAGCAACTGCAGCCAAAGCAGCCTGAAGGACAGAGTCATGTTGTTTTTGCGAAGCCGCCACAATAAACCGCCTTTGCCCGGACAGCGGGCGGGAGAGACTCGCAGTGGGGGTTCCCCCTGCGGCCTGCTTTTATCTTTTCAAAGCGCCGTTTGCCTGCCAGGGCAAAACGCGCCGGTTTTATCTAGTTAAATCTAGTTAGGAAAAAAAAGGCTCCCTTTTCCGCGTCCAGAACGGCAGAAAAAAAAAAGGAGTGCGTCACTTAGAGGGGGGGGAGTGCGTCACTTAGGGGGGGGGGTCACTTGGAGGGGGGAGTGCGTTTTGCCTTCTCTTTTTTGGAGTCCGGTCTCTTGATGGTATCCAGGAGTTCCAGAACCTCATGGGGCGCGTGAATTTCCACCACGGACTCAAGCCACCGGTCAAAGTTGCCGGGTTTTCCGTCCCCGTCATTGACTTGAGACAGGTGCGTCTCCTTCATCTGCCACTTCTCCAAGACAGCGATTTCCCGCAGTTGGTCCAGGGCCGCCTCGGCGTATTTCCTGACCCGCGCGGTATTGCGACTGGCCCGCATTTCTTCGACTTCTTTGAGAAGCCCTGCACGGTCGAGGAGGGTGCTCCACTTGAGCTTTTTGACCTTACTGCCGCATCTAGCATCCTCACGGTAGTGAAGCATCAGCTCGGTCCCTAGGCGTTTTGCCCATTTTGCCTTTGCTGGCAATGCCACTAGGGCCTTGACCATCGGTGCGTAGCTCAGCGGGAAATACTGTGCCCAGTCGCCCAGCGCAATTTCCCAAATCATGTGGTAGGTCTTGCCGAACAGGTCACGCTCCACCTCACGGGCCATGACCGAGACGAGTTTTTCCTCACGGGCTTTCTGAACAGCTTTAAGCTTACGTTTGCCTTTGGCTTGGCCAGTGTCTTTTTCCAGGGTGCCTTTCGTCGAGGCATCGATGTATAGACGCATATTTTCGATGTGCTGCAGTGCTTCTTGAACCTCAAGCACATGCTCGGGCTTCATGCCGCCCTTGTGGTGCTTTTTGTAGCCCATGAGCTGGGCCACTTCACGGGCATCGATGCGGATACGTTTGTAAACGTTTCCGTCCGCCGGTCCGTTTTCCATGGCTTTCCAGAGAATCACTCGCCAGACGTCAGCAGTACGGTCATCTAATTTGCTGATTTCTTCTATGGCCAGTGTTGCCGCTGCCTGAATGTCGCCGCTGCTGTTAGGCCTGGGGTCATAGCTCAGTGTCATCCCTTTGCCCTCGAAAAAGGGGAAAAGATTGAAATCAGGGCTGTATGTCCAGTTTCTTCCGTCCCGTGTGGCACGGTCTACAAGGATGTACGGCTGGGCCGTCAGCGTTGGCTGCAGGTGGGCAGGATAATCAATTTTAGCCTCTTCCAGGATTGGAAGTCCCAGGAGGAATCGAACCCACTCAGGAATTTCTATAGGCAGAATCCAACGTGTCTGTGATGGATAATGGTTGTAGTAACGAAATTTCTGAAAAAGCCTATCTTCTAAAAGATTGATTTCTAGGAATTGCTGCCTAATCGAGTGTTCCCTTGAAACAAAAATCTGTTCGGGAAGTTCTTCAAACTCTATTCCCTTACTTGCAGCGAACTCTATGGTTCCTTCCTCTACGACTTCGGCTTCCCTAGATAGCCATCTGAAGAGTAGGGAACGATAATACAGATTATAAAGAGAGAATGAGTTGTCGAAAACGAGGAGTATTAATTTTTCTATCCCCCAGGGCTTCTGTTCTGCGATGTCTTTGATTTCCTCTTTCCACTTCCACTCTTCTCCCTTGCTTTCTCCCCAGAATTCCAGATAGCTTTGGATATCACCTGCTCGCAGATGATTCAGAGCCTCGATATGGTTTCCAGCAGCCACCGTGTCGGATAAAAAAAGACTACGCTTTTGCTCTTCGAGGATTCCGTATTGAGCGGCGATGGGAGCTATCTCCTCTGGCGTGGCTGGAATAGGCAGCTTCATACGCTTTGCTTCTCTAACGGCCTGTTCTCTAGTTTTGATAGTCTTCGCCGCCATCTTTCAGTCCTCTATCTTTTCGATGGTGAAGCGGTAGCCCAGTGCAGCCAGTACCTTCTCCCATACCTCAGGTGTTTTCCCCTGGTGTAGCAAGGCGCGATTCAAGACGCGTGGGTTGAGTTCCAGTTGTCTCGCAAATTCAGCCTGGCTCATAGGCAGTTCCTCTATTGCCTTTTTGACCTTCTTTCTGATTTCGTCGTTCACCCCAACCTCTATAGAATTTATACACTAATTTAGTAGGTATATCAACTATAATAGTGTATGTTCAGAGGTAGATGCGAACTTTAGGGGCAATGGAAAAATCAGCGCAACGCCGCCGTCGAGCAGACCGCCCACGCTCTGGCCGTCAGTTTTGAGGACACGGACAACCTGCGCTTCTGGTGCTGGCTGCTCTGGCAACTGATACGCGGCTGCGACTAGGGCCAGAACTGGACAGACGACGTGTCGCACCTGCTGGCCCGCGTGCTGCACGACATCCGGCACGACGGGAGCATGAACGGCACCACTGTGAAGAACCCCGCCACCGTGGTGGTGAACGAACTGCGGAACTGCGGCCTGCTCGATGCGCTGCGGGCGCTGGCCCCCACCAGGGCCGGAGGGCGGCCCCGGTCGCCGCAGCCTGCCCCACTGTTCGCCTAGATTGACAGCATCACTGCCAATCCATTGACCAACCGGCTGTCAATTTCTGAGAGTTGGAACAGAAACCTGCGCTCAGGCTGGTGGCTCGCTGGTGGATTCCGTGTGTTGCAACACACGGGGAAATGTCGTGTGGGAGGGAGTTTTTTGAGAGCTGGGCGTGTGTTGCATTTTCATTCTGGCCTGCGTGTTTCCCGCAGGCTAGACTGCGATTGCCCTTATGGACAAAAAGAAGCTTTCCGAGCGCGACATCTGTACCAAGTTCATTACCCCTGCGCTTGAGCAAGCAGGGTGGGACAGGCTTACGCAGATTCGGGAAGAGTACGGACTGACCAAAGGCCGCATTCTGGTCAGCGGCCAGATGCACACCCGCGCTGCGCCCAAGCGGGCCGACTATGTGCTGTTTTACAAACCCAATATTCCTATCGCCGTGGTCGAGGCCAAGGACAACAAGCATTCGGTGGGGGCGGGGATGCAGCAGGGCGTGGCCTATAGCGACCTGCTGCAAGTTCCGTTTACCTTCAGTTCCAACGGTGACGCCTTCCTGTTCCGTAACGCTCTGCTTTCCGAGGGTGTACTTGAGCGCGAGATTAAGCTCGACGAGTTCCCCAGCCCTGAGCAACTCTGGCAGTGGTGGGAAGCGTCTAAGGGGCTTTCAGAAGCTCAAGCCGAGGTGGTCACCCAGAACTACTACACCGAAGGCACCGACAAGACCCCGCGCTATTACCAACTGCTGGCTATCAACAAGACCACCGAAGCGATTGCCAAAGGCCAAAACCGCGTCCTTCTGGTTATGGCGACGGGCACTGGCAAGACTTACACCGCTTTTCAAATCATCTGGCGACTGTGGCAATCGAAGGCTAAGAAGCGGATTCTTTTCTTGGCAGACCGTAACATTCTGGTCAACCAGACCATGCAAAACGACTTCAAGCCTTTCGGCGGGGCAATGACCAAAATCAAAAACCGCCAGATTGACAAGTCTTTCGAGATTTATCTGTCTCTCTATCAAGCGGTCAGCGGCAACGAAGAAGAGTCCAATGCCTACAAGCAGTTTTCCCCCGACTTCTTCGATTTGGTCGTGGTGGACGAGTGCCACCGGGGGAGCGCCGCCGAGAACTCCAACTGGCGGGCCATTTTGGAGTATTTCTCAGGGGCCACCCAAATCGGCCTGACGGCCACCCCGAAGGAAACCTCCGACATTTCCACCACCCACTACTTCGGTGACCCTATCTACACCTATTCCCTCAAGCAGGGTATCGACGACGGCTTCCTGGCCCCCTACAAAGTGGTGCGCTTCGACCTCGACAAAGACCTCAGCGGCTGGACGCCCGAAGAGGGCATGGTTGACCGTTACGGCAACGCCATCGAGGTTCGTGAATACAACCAGCGTGATTTTGACCGCTCCCTGGTGCTGTCGCAGCGCACTGAACTGGTGGCCGCCAAAGTCACCGAGTTCTTGCAGCAGACCGACCCTATGTCCAAGACCATCGTCTTCTGCGAAGACAGAGACCACGCAGGGCGGATGCGGTCGGCCCTTGCCAATCTGAACACCGATGAGGTTGCGAAAAACAGCCGTTATGTCGTTCAAATCACGGGTGAACTCAGTGACGCGCAGGCCAACCTGGACGACTTCATCACGCCCAGGGAGCGTTACCCCGTCATCGCCACCACGTCCAAGCTGATGACCACCGGGGTGGACGCCCAGACCTGCAAGGTGATTGTGCTCGACCAGCACATTCAGTCCATGACCGAGTTCAAGCAAATCATCGGGCGTGGCACCCGCATCAACGAGAACCACGATAAGTACTACTTCACCATCCTCGATTTTAGGGGCGTCACCAACCTCTTCCGCGACCCCGATTTCGACGGCGACCCCGTGCAGGTTTACGTCCCCCCCGTAGGCGGCTCGCCTGTTCCCCCCGCTGAGCCTTTCCCGGAGCCGGAGCCGAAGCCCGACTGGGACGCGGGCACGGGCGACGACGCCCAAACTGAGGTCAGGAAATTCTATGTAGACAGCGTGGACGTCAAGGTGGCCGCCCAGCGCGAAATCCTTTTCGACGCGCAGGGGCGGCCCATCACTGGGTCACTGAAGGACTACAGCCGCCAGACCCTCAGCGGCGAGTTCGAGTCGCTGGACGACTTCCTAAGTCACTGGGACGCCGCCGAGCGCAAGCAGGCCGTCCTGAACGAGCTGAAGGCCGCTGGGATTCACTTCGAGGCTTTGGCCCACGAGCTGGGCTTAGGGGCCGACTATGACCCCTTCGATGTGGTCGCCTACCTGCTGTGGGAGCGCCCACCGCTCACGCGCAGGCAGCGGGCCGCCAAAGCGCGGCGGGCCGACGTGTTCGACAAGTACGGCGACAAGGGCCGCGAAGTCTTAGACAAACTGCTCGACAAGTACGCCGACGCGGGCGTGGGCCAGATAGAAGACTTGCAAGTGCTCAGCCTGCCGGAGTTCAAGGAACTGGGCACACTTGTCGAAATCGTGCGGCAATTTGGCGGCAAGGCGGGGTTGCAGCGGGCTATCAAGGAGCTGGAAGACGAGCTTTACAGCGCGTGAAGTGGGAATGGAGGGGAGAATAATGTCAGATGACCGTATTTTTAATTCAGACGAATTATATGCACCCATCAACCTGCGTAAAGATATTGAGGCCGACAATATCTTCTTTCAACGACTTTTGGCTCACCCATCTATAAAAGTGGAGAGATTCTATCCAAGCCCTGATTCTCTTTTCGAGTATATCGGGAGCGTAACGATTGGCGGTCAATCTATTCCACTGACCTTCGACCATAAGGGGGAGGGCAAGGGTTCCAATCCGTCTGCGCTTAAAGCGAGAATTAATCTGGATGACGATACAAGAACTCTTATTCGTCAGGTCATTATTGAAAATGCGCCTGCTCTCAGGGGCAGGGCCACAAAAAAACCTGTAGAGCGGCAACCCGGTACGTTGCAGATTCGAGTCACCCCCAACCGTGCAGGGCAGACGAAAAGCTCGGGTGAATCTGACCGCAGACAAAGCCTGGGCTACCTTGGGGAAGAGAGATTCACAAAATGGTGGGCTGAAGAATGCCCTGAACTCCCCTTCGTTTGGCTCAATGAGGGAGAACAGGACGCGGGCTTGCCGTATGACGTCTTGATAGCTGAACGGCTGGCTGTAGACGTTAAAGCTACGCAGATTGAAAGGGCAGAGATAAGGCTCAGTGAGGCGGAAAACGTCTTCAGACAAAAGCATTTGCCTCATCACGCTATAGCTCTGGTGAGCTTTCAGGACAAGCGGCTCAGGCGGATTGACCTGTATCTAGGAGAACCGCTCCGTAAGGTGACTGTAGAGCAGTTCAGAGACGCTATTAGCCAACTGGAGCCTTTGGAGTTCCAGAGCGTCACACCTCAGCAGCCAGCCTCAGATGACAAAGCAGGCCCCTACCTTTGCCTTGGCACCTATGTCTCCAGCAGTCAGAGACTGACCCTGGCCTCGCACACCTACGTTTTGCAGGACGTCGAAAACGGAAATGAAACCACGGGGCCTTTTTATCTACAGGGCCACGAACTCGTCCTTCAAGACACAAGCGGTAAGCAAGTAGAGCTGCTGGTCGTGGGTAAAGGCGTTTTACAGAGCAAAGATGATGAATTCGAAATCCTGGAGAGCGAGAAAGCATAACCAGATTTCTTCGCTCACTCCCCCAGCGGAGCCACAATCGCCTGCCCGCCTTCCAGCGGCTCAAGCACCAGCTTGGCGCGGTAGCCCATTTTCAGGGCCGCACTTCCTACGGTGCTCATATAGAGGTTGGCTTCCGGTGATTCCATCTGCGATACGCGCCCAGGGGAAACCCCCCAAGCTTGCGCCGCCCCGCGAACGGTGAGCTGCTGCTCCTGACGCGCCGCTTTGAAAGCCTCGCCAGCACTTTGCACCACCAGTGCGCCCACCAGTTCGGCAGGCGTCATGGGGGCCGCCGTGAGTCCCCTGGCCTCCAGTCCCCCACCTTCCACCACGTCCTGCCCTTCCAGAGCATTCAAAGAGGCGAGGAACTCGTCATCGGGCGGGGTGTTCAGCCCGAGAATCTGTTGCCATTCCTGAGCGGTCTTGCTCATGTTCAACTCCTTTGCTGGTCTTGAAGGGCGGTGAGGGTGGCTTCTTTGAGGAGCGCGGCGCTGGGGGTCGAGTCTGCCTTGACTTCAGCGTTCACAATCACGATGTCGCCGCTCTTGCGAAAGTAGAAGTAGACCCGCGTGCCTCCCTTCGCGCCCCCTCTGGCGTGGCTCTTGAGTTCCCAAATCGGCAGCCCCTGCAACTTTTGGGCGTAGTGGCTCTGGTGGCCCTGCTCGAAGAGGTCGCTCAGCATCGTGATGGCGGTGTTCACCGCTGCCTGCTGACCGTTCGCAACCATCTCCAGCAGGTCATCCAGAATGGCCGCTCTGAGTGAGTTGGGGCGGCGGTACAGGACGAACGGCACCTGTTTAGTCTATACTAAACAGCTACACTGACTGCTAATGTCAATTGTGTCCCTCGTCAAATCCATCCAAGACATCATGCGCAAAGATGTCGGCGTAGACGGCGATGCCCAGCGCATCAGCCAGCTCGCGTGGCTGCTTTTCCTCAAGATTCTGGATGACAAAGAGCAGGAATGGGAACTCGGTAGCGACTACCAATCCCCCATTCCTGATAAATACCGCTGGTCGAACTGGGCCAAAGACGCCGAAGGCATCACGGGCGACACGCTGATGACCTTCGTCAATGGCGAACTGTTCCCCACCCTCAAGAACCTGCGCCAGATTCCGACCCCGCAGGCCCAAGTGGTCGCCAGCGTGTTTGGTGACGCCTACAACTACATGAAATCCGGCACGCTGCTGCGGCAGGTCATCAACACCATCGAAGCAGACCTCGACCTCAACCGCTCCGAAGACCGTCACCTCTTCGGCGACATCTACGAGAAGATTCTGGGCGACCTGCAATCGGCGGGCAACGCGGGCGAGTATTACACCCCCCGCGCTCTGACGCAGTTCGTGGTGGACATGCTGGCCCCCCAACTGGGCGAGAGCGTCCTCGACCCCGCTTGCGGCACGGGCGGCTTCCTGACCAGCGTCATCGATGCGCTCAACGCTCAGGCCAAGACCACCGAGGACTTCAAGACCATTGAGAAAAGCATTCACGGCGTCGAGAAAAAGCCCCTGCCGCACATGCTGGCCGTCACCAACATGATGCTGCACGGCATCGAAACCCCCAGCGAAATCCGGCGCGACAACACCCTCGCCAAGCCGCTCCGCGACTACGAGGCCCGCGACGAACTCGACATCATCGTGGCGAACCCGCCCTTCGGTGGCATCGAGGAAAACGGCATCGAGCAGAACTTCCCCGCCAAGTACCGCACCCGCGAAACCGCCGACCTGTTCATGGCGCTTATCATGCTGCGCCTCAAGCCGCATGGCCGCGCCGGGGTGGTGCTCCCCGACGGCTTCCTCTTTGGCGAAGGCGTCAAGACCACCATCAAGGAAGAGTTGCTGCAAAACTTCAACCTCCACACCATCGTCCGTTTGCCCAAAGGCGTGTTTGCGCCCTACACCAGCATCAATA comes from the Deinococcus wulumuqiensis R12 genome and includes:
- a CDS encoding type I restriction-modification system subunit M, with protein sequence MSIVSLVKSIQDIMRKDVGVDGDAQRISQLAWLLFLKILDDKEQEWELGSDYQSPIPDKYRWSNWAKDAEGITGDTLMTFVNGELFPTLKNLRQIPTPQAQVVASVFGDAYNYMKSGTLLRQVINTIEADLDLNRSEDRHLFGDIYEKILGDLQSAGNAGEYYTPRALTQFVVDMLAPQLGESVLDPACGTGGFLTSVIDALNAQAKTTEDFKTIEKSIHGVEKKPLPHMLAVTNMMLHGIETPSEIRRDNTLAKPLRDYEARDELDIIVANPPFGGIEENGIEQNFPAKYRTRETADLFMALIMLRLKPHGRAGVVLPDGFLFGEGVKTTIKEELLQNFNLHTIVRLPKGVFAPYTSINTNVLFFEKGGPTRDIWFFEHPYPAGYKSYSKSKPLTIGEFDLEKEWWGSLKGRENRQETRHAWKVSAEDVKARNYNLDFKNPHQDEVIHADPMELLAEYRDLTAQVREAQDALKAELLAALERRA
- a CDS encoding bifunctional DNA primase/polymerase gives rise to the protein MAASQKQHDSVLQAALAAVARGWSVFPVQVREKRAKAPHWCLVDTGHSKTDDGKTRPSWAGLQRTAPTPDQLRTWYANEEDKGLAVVTGAVSGLVILDFDGVAGEQLRQRLGIPIHVRTRSGGAHVYCEHPGWKVATLNSKATRELGRQWPGLDIRADGGYAVMPPTEMDTGSYHWEVDPQQLELLSLFTLPTDLRDFLGLSQPPQVIKPAPRSVPSSASRRTYDERTLAEVLIRRALEKVEDGEGRNNAGAWLAAQLRDNGYSQQEAGHHMENYAMQCPLTDAHGQHDPYTAAEARKTVTSIFSRPPREPWSGERGNRETPRPVQSSSVRVDQDEELLALPAEMRGPVVVAGEQAFRAVEGALKLPSAANAEVRSALTAEELRNLVQSERVVYVLTPTQAVARALDACGVEWYALPAMPLEATPEELLAALQDAMTDALPIGGNMAFLEEELLKIAEARLRRGGNTYPTGLSEFDEAVGGGFYDGLHVLGGVTGGGKTALALAIAQHNAEQGRPILYVTYEQSRYELWGRVISAKVGVGLRQLRTGGTVESPVATQLRENPAYQELTRRVGPYLSVAEGNGVDGGAWGVDRIAAQVKRLKSAYGVSPLVILDYLQRMPAGEVKDRRHQIDEVVMALQVRLGRELNTPILLISSVGRGNYGELLTAPLEARLSVFKESGGVEYTAYTASLLYPLGANDAQSLNLEPAPAPGSSRAALRGLWKYLVLDLVKNREGEAPRQWVVKWYPVRGIFELVQSVDTDALESSTNGRRGGRI
- a CDS encoding transcriptional regulator → MSKTAQEWQQILGLNTPPDDEFLASLNALEGQDVVEGGGLEARGLTAAPMTPAELVGALVVQSAGEAFKAARQEQQLTVRGAAQAWGVSPGRVSQMESPEANLYMSTVGSAALKMGYRAKLVLEPLEGGQAIVAPLGE
- the hsdR gene encoding EcoAI/FtnUII family type I restriction enzme subunit R; the encoded protein is MDKKKLSERDICTKFITPALEQAGWDRLTQIREEYGLTKGRILVSGQMHTRAAPKRADYVLFYKPNIPIAVVEAKDNKHSVGAGMQQGVAYSDLLQVPFTFSSNGDAFLFRNALLSEGVLEREIKLDEFPSPEQLWQWWEASKGLSEAQAEVVTQNYYTEGTDKTPRYYQLLAINKTTEAIAKGQNRVLLVMATGTGKTYTAFQIIWRLWQSKAKKRILFLADRNILVNQTMQNDFKPFGGAMTKIKNRQIDKSFEIYLSLYQAVSGNEEESNAYKQFSPDFFDLVVVDECHRGSAAENSNWRAILEYFSGATQIGLTATPKETSDISTTHYFGDPIYTYSLKQGIDDGFLAPYKVVRFDLDKDLSGWTPEEGMVDRYGNAIEVREYNQRDFDRSLVLSQRTELVAAKVTEFLQQTDPMSKTIVFCEDRDHAGRMRSALANLNTDEVAKNSRYVVQITGELSDAQANLDDFITPRERYPVIATTSKLMTTGVDAQTCKVIVLDQHIQSMTEFKQIIGRGTRINENHDKYYFTILDFRGVTNLFRDPDFDGDPVQVYVPPVGGSPVPPAEPFPEPEPKPDWDAGTGDDAQTEVRKFYVDSVDVKVAAQREILFDAQGRPITGSLKDYSRQTLSGEFESLDDFLSHWDAAERKQAVLNELKAAGIHFEALAHELGLGADYDPFDVVAYLLWERPPLTRRQRAAKARRADVFDKYGDKGREVLDKLLDKYADAGVGQIEDLQVLSLPEFKELGTLVEIVRQFGGKAGLQRAIKELEDELYSA
- a CDS encoding helix-turn-helix domain-containing protein produces the protein MSDDEQAYLVDLGLRIRDTRQKQKLGLDGLAELAEVHRTHLWKIEKGLLNTGLLTYVRIAEALDVPLAMLLPATRLLKPSLQKKEE